attcctaTGAGCTAGtattaataatttaaatcctcaataaataaattatttctaTTAGTGACTAAAAAAGATAATTAGGTATTTGAATTTACCTTTTTTCTCAGGATTTGAATTAACTAAGTAGGAAGATCATCTAATTTTATTCATTTCTAAATTCATCATataggtaaaattatttttcaagtttacACAAATCTTACAATACATAAATTATTTTTCCCAGAAAGAGAATCTCCTTATATGGTACACCACAcaaaagagaaaaggaaaaggTCCCAACTTTGGCACTTATTCATTCTCTAGCTTCTCCATATTTATCTTATTCACAACTGAATTATTAGATGACCATATTTATCAACATTGCAAACGTTTCATGGCTAAGCCTTATAGTTCTTTGTCATGTCTAATCATCTCAATTTTCACCTTATTGCAATTGCTATTTCCTAGGCAAGAAGTTAAAATAACACCACCTCCATTGCCAATTCTTCCATTACCAAGTTACGCTCAACTAAAATGGCAGCAAAGAGAACTCATTATGTTCTTTCATTTTGGTGTCAACACGTTCGCGGATAGGGAATGGGACACCGGACATGAAAATCCTGCTATTTTTAAATACACTGATCATTCAGTCATAAGAAGTCCTTGGAAGAATGGTAAAGGTGATGTGGTTCATGAGTTTGTCAATGCGGCCAAGGCTGAATGAAGAAGTGCCAGTGGGGGTCCTTTCCCTTTATGAATAAGAGTCAGTGGGGACcttttccttttctccttttGTGTGGTGTACCATATAAGGACATTTGTTTTATGCTTAGCCTCTACTTTTTATATTCCCTCCGTGCGTGAACATGTTTCACTGaacataaaatttataaaatttaaagaaaaattgaagatttttaaaatttatggtcATAAACCAGTCAAAAAAGGACCCAaagtatttgtgtgattataaaaacttctcattaagggtagaattgtaaatTTAAACTAAATTGttaccaaatttaaaaaggggTCCTTCTTTTaagaacggaccaaaaaggaaataggttgaCATAAACTGGAATATATGGATTACTAAATACACTCAATATTTGTCATATTCAAGAGCTtcgatattaaaattttatttttaagggcatatattttattttatatgcatCTTACAGTTACACGCCCATCGCGCTAGTCATATATAAAATCACCACCCCTTTTGTTAGAGTATTTAAGTACCATATACACCAAAATGCATGTCTTTTTAAGAGTATAATTTAATCGAGTATTAGAGGTAATTACTTACCGTTTTTAATTAGCTATCTAAACCCATAAATTGTTTAGCCGCATTAATGCACATATCTTATACTCTTTGTACGTAGTGAAATAAGAACACTTACCATCCCGGATCCAATCAAATGATGCACAGTTCTTTCGATCATCTTCATGTCAACACGACCAGAAAGGTATAAATATGTCCGTAGCAGATCTCCATGCCTATTCTCCTCAGCAGTCCAGCCCCTACTCCACATAGCCCAAGGAGATGAACTGGATGCAGTGTCATCACGAACCCCATCAAGAGTATTAATCCAGGTCAGATAAGTTGGCAAAGCTTCTTCCGTTATCATATCTCCCACTAGCACTACAAGGTAATCGTCTGAAAGTTCACAAGTCCGTTGCCTCAGGGCCCGAATTTCGTCGACGAATTCATCCGACGGCTGAGATGGGTTCGGAAGGAGATCATTGGGCTGCCAGGAATTTTCAACGGGCTTGAGGAAAGGGAGAACGCTTTGGGTCACCCAAGGCTCTAATGACTTGAACACTTCTAACTTTTCTGCTGGCATTGAGTGGGTAATCATTTGGCGGTGTAAGGCCACGGCGGAGGGAAGAGGTAAACGGCGGACAAGGTGGTGGCGCGGCCGCCACGGACTGCATGAAAGGGGGTGGGAGAGGGCCTTGGCTTGCATGACTGGGGAAATGTGGATTAGCCTATTTTACAAGATTAGAAATACTGTTGTGAGAGTTTAGAGTTGGCCAATAATTTATACGTGGgggatttaggagcatgtcctACCGACAAGTTACATGTTTGTTTTCTTGTAAGGTATAGCTACAACTACAAGTCCTCCCTGACCAAATGTTTGCTTTTGATAGTTTGGTGCGCTGTCTCGTGTCTGTCATTTTGGATAAGCATATTGGATTACATCAGTTATCCATTGTGTTAAGGGTTAACATATAGTGTAATCTTCTACCTTGTCTCCTTTCTATTTCCTTGATTTGGCCAGAGTCTTGAAGGAAAAATATTCATTGTTTCTTTTAAAttacattatttttttttttgataagtgaTACTTATTTGAAATTGAATGCAAAATGCACTTATCATATATTCTTTTTATTAGCATATACATAAATATCACAAGTATTTTTCGTCCACCAGAAAGACGCAcctctatttttctatttttctttcttcttgctTACTATATATATCCGAGCCTATTTGATATATTATTTGTTTTATCTTTTACATCACATAAACTATTCCAAgcaataataaaaagaaatagGCTGTTTAATGGATGATAAGTACTTTTTTACACTGTGTATAAGTTAATGGCGCAAAGAAAAATTTAGCAACACGTGATTAGGGACCGAAGAAAACAAAAATTTATTAATATTAATACATGTATCATATTAATAAATATATGATATTATTAGTTGGGTTTACATAAAGTTATATatagttaattaatatatatCTTAGATGTCGTGTTAATTAGAATTCTATCActtaatttaataatatttttattaaatataaaaaattaattctAAAAATCAAAAGAATTAAATATTGATGGATCAATGCTTATCAAAAATACATCACACACATATTCGAATGAGTTTATTGTTTTATACAATAATAATtgtaatgaaaattttaaattatcgacTCCTTTAAAAGATAATTATAATTAGTAAAATTAATAATATGAAAATTAAGACAGAATAACTTGTTACCGCATGTTAATTACACTGATAGATTACAAATCTTTTGCAATATGATACTccttccgttccaatttatgtgaacctatttcctgtttggtctgttccaaaaagaatgactcatttctaaatttagaaataatttagtttaaacttacaattctacccttaataagaagcttttataaccacacaaatactctgggcccctttttgatttgtttaggaccacaaatttcaaaagtctttattttttcttaaactctatgtccagtcaaacaggttcacataaattggaacggagagaGTATATAAGTTGAATCATATTGGAGTCGTGCTTTGACACGTTCTTCCTCAATCATTGCATTGTTTAAAAGAGACTAGTAGCCACGATGCGATGGGGgaagtttttctttttttcatcAATGCGGCCTAGTCGAGTAGCCACGTTAAATTATAAAGTATAGTGACAAACCTATAATAGCACCTTTGTACTACTCCGGACTATTGTGTTCGTACACATAACTCCAACTTCgaattagtttttttttattgtttaaaaTATGGGTAATCAAAAATCTTACATGGTAAATTTGTTTTAATTGTTTGATGTAACATTTACAGAATAGGAAAGCACTGACGTAATGAGTGATGTGTCATAAGCCTGTCATTAGTATATTTTGACTAATTTACAAATAATTCAGATTTTTTAATGTGTCAAAAAATAATCTTGTGATTTTACTATTATAATTAAAATTCAATAATCATACGTGAAATGTACCTTTCCAAGAAGGTGACAAACACCGTGTTTAATTTTGTAAAGTTTGCTATATTCTTTTAAAATACAAAGTTTTAAATTAAAAGGGTCGAGTTTCCGTTAGTTAATGAGGAACTAACTCAACTCATTGATTGTGCgggtttttaaaaaaaagtacttCGCATGAATATGTGAAACATCTCCCATCTCCCATCGttgttattaattattattattaagcctATTTATTTAACCATGACCATTGACGTTATCCTACCATACCGAACTCCGCTTCCTAAATAGGCTAGGATTGTGCAATTTACAGATTTTGAGATGAACAATGTATAGTTTAATATGATGGAAATGAATTTACTaagtgatgttttatacttcaataccacacgaGAGGGGTGATTTGTATGGTGTCTAATTTTCCCATGCATTAGATTATAGAAGAACCTAGTTTTTTTTATGCGTTCCTTAAATTACAACTGCGGAGTAAGTAATgcaaaaagtaaagaacacaagtattttacatcGAAAACActcggctcaaaaggtgaaaaatcacgacctactttcTAGTAGGATTTTCCCTAACACTTAATTACAACTCTGAGCCAAACTATAATATTTGCAAaatcttgcaaacctaaggattagctctaacccttgtagcaacacGCCACATGCTGTTGCGATATCTTCAacttaactctaacttgaatgatACAACTCAAGTACCTAATACAGTCTTTTCTAAAGAAAAGCctaaaggtacaactcaaaacctCCTCCTACAATTAAACCAGAATTAAAGACAAATACATGTAATtggttcttcaatctggttcatgtagcttcaggtttacACTCTTGAAATTCACAGGAATTGCTCACAAAATACCTTGTTATTTTGCTgtcaattcttgcttaacttctgtaatgacccggccggtcattttgagtattttagcctcatTCCCCTCTTTATTTCCTCCTCTATgttattgtggttatgtgacttgtcaggatgattggtttggtttcACGTGAGTTTGAGAgtgaattaggacacttagtcccaaaaatgaaagcttaagttgaaagagttgaccggagtttgacttttatgtggacgactccggaatggagctTTGACgattctgatagcttcgtatggtgattttggacttaggaacgtattcggatattgatttggaggtccgtaggtcgttttagcttgaattggcgaaagttagaaaattgaaggtttggaaggttgagaattTTGAGCGAGAGATGACTTAATTAATATACGGGTCATATTCTGAaatcggatattgatttggaggttcggaggtcattttggcttgaattggcgaaagttagaacgttgaaggtttggaatgttgagaattttgatcgagagttgactttattgatatcagagtTAGATTCTAATTTTAGGAGTCAGAATAGGTTCGTTGTGttatttatgacatgtgtgcaaaatttgaggtcaatcagagttggtttggtatgaatcaacgttagttttggaagttcgATGTTCATGGTTTGAATAGGtttgaattgagtttcgattcgtagattgtttgatgtgattttaggccccgagtaggttcattatgtgttttaGAATTTGATGGTATGCTTGGACTGGGTCTCGGGGGGCCCGGATGTGATTGGCCCGgttgtgattcggattgaatccgaAACCATTTGAGATTTGGTAGGAAATCTGCCCAACTGAAggtctagtgcaatcgcacctgttcATTTTGGGCCGCATGTGCAGTACCGTAGATGCGGCTTGTGAGTCGCAGAAGCAATTTTTGGCCAGGTGGGATGTGACCGCAGGTGCAGTTCTTCCTTCGCAGAAGTAGTGACCTTTCGCAGAAGTGCTTGGCCCTAGCATAAGTCAAAGCCGCACCTCCAATAGAATTTTTgaaggtgcggagccgcagatgcagatattggtctgcagaagcggaaccactgggcagaaaaggggaagaTCGAGGGTCTGTacccatttttcatcttttgagttagAGACCTTGATTTTAggtgattttgagagagattttcaaagagttgatcggggtaagtgattttaactcataTTTGACTATTATatatgaatctatcattgttttttatcatttaattagtgttttgagttggaaaaattgaaaaaatttgtgaaaacttcataagctatattttgagggtttgaaggtcgatttgaggtcggaattgaatgattttagtatggtgggactcgttattgaatgggtgttcgaatttcgtaagtttggtcggatttcgagatgcGAGCCTCATGTTGacattttgagttgactttttaatttttttaaagattgcaactttattatccagaatagCTTTTTATGGTTTGTAtctatggtataaagttattttggctagattctagccgttcagagtcggatattcagagaaaaggcttactagttgattgagttagcttgtttgaggtaagtatcttgcctaactttttgtgggggaattaccccttaggattggagtTGTTTTGTGTCATTTGTGGTACATGAAGGCCGTGTactcaaggtgacgagtgggtacacttGCTATATAAGGTAATTGATCGGTTTAAGCTCTGTAGATTTTTTTCATGCCCTTAATCAAATTggcataacatgttatatccatCATCCTTAATCTCTCCTTACATACTTTATTTGACATTGTAAATACTTGTCAAGTCTCTTACTTGTCATTTGCCCTTACATGCTTTGTTAAAGTTACTGTTTCCTTATTGCCTTGCtaattatttaattgttgagttaccttacttgaagttgttatttattggaatatcttattgttgagttttagcgttgaagttgtaaaagtcgtGATCACCTTGTGACAAAGTCATAAATTttttgaaataccattcttgttgagctattcacttttagttgctattgttgagactcttgtacacattgtggttgagccatgaacTATTTGTGGTGGAAACATTTATGTTGTTAATTCTTTTGGAGAGTTATGgaatttgggcacttgaggtgcgagttgtgacatgttgtgatattgatacgcatgcggtggtataaggataggagTTGATACGCATGccgtgagataaggtgggattgataTATGTGTTGCTAGTatgggaactacttgaagccacgcggtgtgataagatgGGTTAAAATGTgggtagctatttcgaaaaaataatttttaaaacaaaatataaggcacccgcggtgatataagaaaatattatgattgtgattgtgaaatgagattaCGATGCGGTACCTCactgtgattcttgttgttatctgtcatttaCCTTAATTGTATTTATTTGCTTTGTTTTccttgatgttcttattatgtgaTCCTTCCTTGTTACATTTATTGCTTTAAATTCTGTTGTAGTCTATCTTGTTGCATTTCCTTATTGCCTCATTTTCCTCGTTTACATTCTTAGACTgtattatacttgttcagtttgtttttcttatcctagtaggggacttgacctgacctcgtcactattctatcGATGTTAGGCTTGATATTGAAACGACATGACCGGTCTTTTTGAGCATTTCTACGtcactcggtagtttgagggcatgagtagctccgtatgatgtattataacttgtattaatcgtcggttttgattttcataTTAATCAGAATCGATTTGAAAAAATGAATTTCAtaatttaagctttaagttggaagagttgaccaagtttgacttttgtgaatttgaccatggaataaagttttgagggctccgttaggtccggatggtgattatAAACTtgtgcgtatgcccggatttttatttgaatatttctagaaggattcagcgctaattagcgaaagttggaaatttacaggtttggaaagtttataagtttgaccgggagttgattttaatgaaatCGGGTTCGGAGTGCGGTTTcgggaattgaaatagcttcattatgttatttgggactt
This region of Nicotiana tomentosiformis chromosome 4, ASM39032v3, whole genome shotgun sequence genomic DNA includes:
- the LOC104116712 gene encoding stearoyl-[acyl-carrier-protein] 9-desaturase 6, chloroplastic-like, giving the protein MQAKALSHPLSCSPWRPRHHLVRRLPLPSAVALHRQMITHSMPAEKLEVFKSLEPWVTQSVLPFLKPVENSWQPNDLLPNPSQPSDEFVDEIRALRQRTCELSDDYLVVLVGDMITEEALPTYLTWINTLDGVRDDTASSSSPWAMWSRGWTAEENRHGDLLRTYLYLSGRVDMKMIERTVHHLIGSGMDVGTENNPYLGFVYTSFQERATFVSHGNTARLAKGADPILARICGTIAADEKRHENAYVKMVEKLLELDPNDSMLAIANMMRRRITMPAHLMYDGCDPDLFEHFAAVAQRLGVYTSHDYADILEFLIDRWALEKLEGIKDEAKRAQDFVCGLPPKIKRLQERADERAKKLDLRQVKFSWIFNKEVSI